From a single Marinobacter sp. THAF197a genomic region:
- a CDS encoding response regulator → MSLPEQKKTVVMVVDDAVDSIRMISDALEEAGMTVLVALEGGQALTISQNIVPDIVLMDALMPHMDGFETCRRLKENPAFADIPIVFMTGLSDTEHVVMGLGSGGVDYITKPINTTELLARMQVHLANARMTRSARSALDRAGQNLFSVNASGELLWGTPQVYRILPGNEDPEQESLRKQIEVWLTRQPEPGHALPIRLADTPRSIEFLAPIDEREYLLRIKTPQNPHSSATALREAFELTLRESDVLLWIANGKTNREIGQILDMSPRTVNKHLEQVFRKMGVENRTAAAANAIRVLAIS, encoded by the coding sequence ATGAGTCTGCCTGAACAGAAAAAAACCGTGGTCATGGTCGTGGATGATGCTGTCGATTCGATCCGGATGATCAGTGACGCCCTGGAGGAAGCAGGCATGACGGTTCTTGTAGCGTTGGAAGGTGGGCAGGCACTTACTATCAGTCAGAACATCGTGCCAGACATCGTTCTTATGGACGCCCTGATGCCCCACATGGACGGCTTTGAGACCTGTCGCAGGCTGAAGGAAAATCCGGCGTTCGCCGACATTCCGATCGTGTTCATGACCGGTCTCAGCGATACCGAACACGTAGTGATGGGGCTTGGTTCCGGCGGAGTCGACTACATTACCAAACCCATCAATACCACCGAATTGCTGGCCCGGATGCAAGTGCATCTGGCAAATGCACGAATGACACGAAGTGCCCGCTCAGCACTGGACCGGGCCGGCCAGAATCTGTTCTCCGTCAATGCAAGCGGTGAATTGCTCTGGGGAACGCCCCAGGTTTACCGAATACTGCCGGGTAACGAAGACCCGGAACAGGAGTCCCTGCGAAAACAGATTGAAGTCTGGCTTACTCGCCAACCGGAACCGGGGCATGCCCTCCCCATCCGGCTTGCAGATACCCCGCGTTCCATCGAGTTCCTGGCGCCGATTGATGAGAGAGAATACCTGTTGAGGATTAAAACACCTCAGAACCCGCACAGTTCGGCGACTGCACTACGAGAGGCCTTTGAACTCACACTCAGAGAATCCGATGTGCTGTTGTGGATTGCCAACGGCAAAACCAATCGGGAAATCGGTCAGATTCTGGACATGAGCCCACGCACGGTGAACAAACACCTGGAACAGGTTTTTCGGAAAATGGGCGTGGAAAACCGGACGGCCGCAGCTGCAAACGCGATACGGGTGCTGGCCATCAGCTAG
- a CDS encoding substrate-binding periplasmic protein, whose protein sequence is MRSCQRYSTDLPRGAWALTGLFVVLVGLFYTALVHADDQNPYSMKAVRVAYVEFPPITYRTAEGEPAGEFVEITRKVAAEAGYELEFIYLPVARTYLYLKDGTVDLWLGLSATPVLKEAVLESWISPIPVELSAWYRQDTEPLEHMDQLHGSMVILIGGYTYGGLRYWLEDQPDIRITEAPNHRSAVDMLKRKRGDYLLDYRQPVREILTHPSDAIIRESEVRSRNSAWMFSLASSRAAILREAFDDAYLRLAERGEVPPVRRFEKTFVLPGFPDEYR, encoded by the coding sequence ATGCGCAGTTGCCAACGTTACTCCACTGATCTGCCTCGTGGCGCCTGGGCGCTGACGGGGCTTTTTGTTGTTCTGGTCGGACTTTTCTATACCGCTCTGGTTCATGCTGACGACCAGAATCCATATAGCATGAAGGCCGTGCGAGTTGCCTATGTGGAGTTTCCGCCCATCACCTACCGCACAGCTGAGGGTGAACCAGCGGGTGAGTTTGTGGAGATTACCAGGAAGGTTGCCGCTGAGGCCGGCTACGAGCTGGAATTCATCTATCTGCCTGTGGCACGTACCTACCTCTACCTGAAAGACGGCACCGTTGACCTCTGGTTGGGATTATCTGCCACGCCTGTACTGAAAGAGGCGGTTCTGGAAAGCTGGATCAGCCCGATTCCCGTGGAGTTGAGTGCCTGGTATCGCCAAGACACAGAACCGCTTGAACACATGGACCAGTTGCATGGCAGCATGGTGATATTGATCGGTGGCTACACCTATGGAGGCCTTAGGTACTGGTTAGAAGACCAGCCAGACATTCGCATCACCGAGGCGCCTAACCATCGTTCGGCGGTGGACATGCTGAAACGAAAGCGAGGTGATTACCTGCTCGATTACCGCCAACCGGTGCGAGAAATCCTGACCCACCCCTCAGATGCCATTATCCGGGAATCGGAAGTACGAAGCCGCAACAGCGCCTGGATGTTCTCGCTGGCCAGCTCCCGGGCCGCCATTCTTCGAGAGGCGTTTGATGATGCCTATCTGCGGTTGGCTGAGCGTGGTGAAGTACCGCCGGTGCGCCGGTTCGAGAAAACCTTTGTATTGCCGGGGTTTCCTGACGAGTATCGTTGA
- the nhaB gene encoding sodium/proton antiporter NhaB — protein sequence MPNTVLSGFTHNFLGKAPVWYKQVILLFLIANPIVMYVFGPGVTGWLLIGEFIFTLAMALKCYPLLPGGLLAVEALLIGLTTADAVYHEVLVNFPVILLLMFMVAGIYFMKDLLLVTFTQILVGVRSKSALSLLFCSAAALLSAFLDALTVTAVIISVAVGFFSVYHKVASGKGYQQRDHNAGSDEEVIELHREDLENFRAFLRSLLMHGAIGTALGGVATMVGEPQNLLIAKVVGWDFVGFFLHMAPVSVPVFFAGLATCWALEKLRWFGYGGRLPKPVRQVLEEFAKNERARRTKADQASLWIQAIAAAILVIGLAFHIAEVGLIGLLVIILITSFTGVTDEHQIGKAFQESLPFTSLLVVFFAVVAVIHEQHLFKPIIDYVLSLPEHQQPGMFFIANGLLSMISDNVFVATVYISEVKQALDAGAISYEHFQTLAVSINTGTNLPSVATPNGQAAFLFLLTSAIAPLVRLSYGKMVIMAFPYTIVMGGVGLYMVTHSF from the coding sequence ATGCCCAACACCGTCTTGTCTGGCTTTACCCATAATTTTCTTGGCAAAGCGCCTGTCTGGTACAAACAGGTAATTCTGCTGTTTCTGATTGCCAATCCCATCGTGATGTACGTGTTTGGGCCGGGTGTGACAGGCTGGTTGCTGATTGGTGAGTTCATCTTCACCCTGGCCATGGCGCTGAAGTGTTATCCACTGTTGCCGGGTGGTTTGCTGGCGGTGGAGGCGTTGCTGATCGGGCTGACCACGGCAGACGCCGTGTATCACGAGGTTCTGGTGAACTTCCCGGTGATTCTGCTGCTGATGTTCATGGTGGCGGGCATCTACTTCATGAAAGACCTGCTGCTGGTGACTTTTACCCAGATTTTGGTGGGGGTTCGCTCCAAGTCGGCGTTGTCGTTATTGTTCTGCAGTGCCGCCGCCTTGCTCTCTGCGTTTCTGGATGCTTTGACGGTGACCGCCGTCATCATCAGCGTGGCGGTGGGCTTTTTCTCGGTTTACCACAAAGTGGCTTCTGGCAAAGGCTACCAGCAAAGAGATCACAACGCTGGCAGCGATGAAGAAGTGATCGAGCTGCACCGGGAAGACCTGGAAAACTTCCGGGCGTTTCTGCGTAGCCTGTTGATGCATGGGGCCATAGGTACCGCACTGGGTGGTGTTGCCACCATGGTAGGTGAGCCCCAGAATTTGCTGATTGCCAAGGTAGTCGGGTGGGATTTCGTTGGCTTCTTTCTACACATGGCGCCAGTCAGCGTACCGGTGTTTTTTGCCGGTTTGGCAACTTGTTGGGCGTTGGAGAAGCTGCGCTGGTTCGGCTACGGCGGCCGACTGCCCAAGCCGGTTCGCCAGGTGCTGGAAGAGTTCGCAAAGAACGAGCGGGCCCGCCGCACCAAAGCCGACCAGGCATCCCTGTGGATTCAGGCCATCGCTGCCGCCATTCTGGTGATCGGTCTGGCGTTTCACATTGCGGAAGTGGGCCTGATTGGTCTGTTGGTGATCATCCTGATTACCTCGTTTACCGGCGTCACAGACGAGCACCAGATTGGCAAAGCCTTCCAGGAATCCCTGCCGTTCACTTCTCTGCTGGTAGTGTTCTTCGCCGTGGTGGCGGTGATTCATGAGCAGCATCTGTTCAAACCGATCATCGATTACGTACTCAGCCTGCCGGAGCACCAGCAGCCGGGCATGTTCTTTATTGCCAACGGCCTGTTGTCGATGATCAGTGATAACGTGTTCGTGGCGACGGTGTACATCAGCGAGGTCAAGCAGGCGCTGGATGCCGGCGCCATCAGCTATGAGCACTTCCAGACCCTGGCGGTGTCCATCAACACCGGCACTAACCTGCCCAGCGTGGCAACTCCTAATGGCCAGGCGGCGTTTCTGTTTCTGCTGACTTCCGCCATCGCGCCATTGGTGCGGCTGTCGTACGGCAAAATGGTGATCATGGCGTTTCCGTACACCATCGTGATGGGGGGAGTGGGTCTGTACATGGTGACCCATTCATTCTGA
- a CDS encoding ABC transporter ATP-binding protein yields the protein MGASLSIDYVTHRFSSSAEPTLKDIDARIEPGQMTALIGRSGCGKSTLLHMLAGLLIPSEGCVRVNGHQISSPSAKWNMMFQKASLYPWMTVQENAALGLLFAGHSKREATRQVDELLDMVGLHDKKKENVQSLSGGQQQRVALARSLATNPEVLLLDEPFSALDAFTRSALQEEVPAICRERGITMVIVTHDIDEAITMANRVLVMSQNPGRIVSELPVKLPWPRRHMDVGFQTLRDELMQQFKGTDTGLSGRDAQSSQPADSKAESAA from the coding sequence ATGGGCGCATCACTGTCGATCGACTACGTCACCCACAGGTTTTCATCCTCAGCCGAACCTACCTTGAAAGACATCGACGCCCGGATTGAGCCGGGTCAGATGACGGCCCTTATCGGCCGCAGCGGTTGCGGCAAGTCCACGCTGCTGCACATGCTGGCCGGGCTGCTGATTCCGTCGGAAGGCTGCGTGCGGGTCAACGGTCACCAGATATCCTCGCCCAGTGCCAAGTGGAACATGATGTTCCAGAAAGCCTCTTTGTACCCCTGGATGACCGTTCAGGAAAACGCCGCTCTGGGCCTGTTGTTCGCAGGCCACTCCAAGCGCGAAGCGACCAGGCAGGTTGATGAATTGCTCGACATGGTGGGCCTGCACGACAAGAAAAAGGAAAACGTTCAGAGCCTTTCTGGCGGTCAGCAACAACGGGTTGCACTGGCAAGATCTTTGGCCACCAACCCCGAGGTGCTGCTTCTGGATGAGCCGTTCTCTGCACTGGACGCGTTCACCCGCTCTGCCCTTCAGGAGGAGGTGCCCGCCATTTGCCGCGAGCGCGGCATCACTATGGTGATCGTTACCCACGATATTGATGAAGCCATCACCATGGCGAACCGGGTGCTCGTGATGTCTCAAAACCCGGGGCGAATCGTCAGTGAACTTCCGGTCAAGCTGCCCTGGCCTCGCCGGCACATGGATGTCGGGTTTCAGACCTTGCGCGACGAACTGATGCAGCAATTCAAAGGCACCGACACCGGCTTGTCCGGACGGGATGCCCAGTCCAGCCAGCCCGCCGACTCGAAAGCCGAAAGCGCCGCCTGA
- a CDS encoding ABC transporter substrate-binding protein, which yields MKKPTSKTPTTMQSDQEYLQEHEMSRRDFMLDSLALGGLAAAFGMSASTAAWGSIQHPADEVVRIGYLPITDATVLLVAHAKGFFEEEGLKTEPPTLIRGWSPLVEGFAAGRFNLVHFLKPIPIWMRYNNNFPVKIMSWAHLNGSGLVVGRHTDAKSFADLGGKQVAVPYWYSMHNIVLQMGLRHAGLTPVIKSQSETLAPNEVNLQIMPPPDMPPALAARKIDAFIVAEPFNAVGEMLAGGKMLRFTGDIWRNHPCCVVCMNENQVNANPVWTQKVMNAIVKAQIYSQQNKKEVAHLLSRDGKGYLPMAANVVEQAMTLYDQESYADPNAIQNAAWGSGRIDFQPWPFPSATRLIVNELKQTLVGGDTTFLQDLDPDFVVDDLVDYRFVKAAMDKHPGWKDAPGFDADNPFDREEVVKL from the coding sequence ATGAAAAAGCCGACAAGCAAAACGCCCACCACCATGCAATCCGACCAGGAATACCTCCAGGAACACGAAATGAGCCGGCGGGATTTCATGCTCGACAGCCTGGCCCTTGGCGGCCTGGCCGCTGCGTTCGGGATGTCCGCCAGCACTGCGGCCTGGGGCAGTATCCAACACCCGGCCGATGAAGTCGTCCGTATCGGTTACCTGCCCATCACCGATGCCACTGTTCTGCTGGTGGCCCACGCCAAAGGCTTTTTCGAGGAGGAAGGTCTGAAGACCGAGCCACCCACACTGATCCGTGGCTGGTCACCGCTTGTGGAGGGGTTTGCCGCAGGCCGATTCAATCTGGTGCACTTCCTTAAGCCGATTCCGATCTGGATGCGCTACAACAACAACTTCCCGGTGAAGATCATGTCGTGGGCGCACCTGAACGGCTCAGGCCTGGTGGTTGGTCGCCATACCGATGCCAAAAGCTTTGCGGATCTTGGCGGCAAACAGGTTGCGGTGCCCTACTGGTACTCCATGCACAACATTGTGCTGCAGATGGGCTTGCGCCACGCCGGGCTGACACCGGTCATCAAGTCGCAAAGCGAGACCCTGGCGCCCAACGAGGTGAACCTGCAGATCATGCCGCCGCCGGATATGCCCCCGGCGTTGGCGGCCCGGAAGATCGACGCCTTTATTGTCGCGGAACCCTTTAATGCGGTGGGCGAAATGCTGGCCGGCGGCAAGATGCTACGTTTCACCGGGGATATCTGGCGCAATCACCCATGCTGCGTGGTCTGTATGAACGAGAACCAGGTCAACGCCAACCCGGTGTGGACCCAGAAGGTGATGAACGCGATTGTTAAAGCCCAGATCTATTCCCAGCAGAACAAGAAAGAAGTCGCTCACCTGTTGTCGCGCGATGGTAAGGGCTATCTGCCCATGGCGGCCAATGTGGTTGAACAGGCGATGACACTCTATGACCAGGAAAGCTACGCCGATCCCAACGCGATTCAGAACGCCGCTTGGGGCAGCGGACGCATCGACTTCCAGCCGTGGCCGTTCCCTTCCGCCACCCGGCTTATCGTTAACGAGCTGAAGCAAACCCTGGTCGGTGGCGATACCACCTTCCTGCAGGACCTGGACCCGGACTTCGTGGTGGATGATCTGGTGGACTACCGCTTTGTCAAAGCCGCCATGGATAAACACCCCGGCTGGAAAGACGCCCCGGGCTTTGATGCAGACAACCCGTTTGATCGGGAAGAGGTGGTCAAACTATGA
- a CDS encoding ABC transporter permease has product MSTKTSAALNAPSSGFNRLSPLLSMLGGLRYPAIGITSLLAAWWFGGYLVANDPDMWAFANFAPAPTFQALYGLVASGSIWPTILSSLYRILYGLFWGIVIGVPVGVLIGYVGNAMKIANVPFQFLRMISPLAWMPIAVLAFPTWDSAIIFLIVMAAVWPIIFSTAHGVRRIDPNWFKVARNLGASELHMLRRIIMPAIMSDVLAGIRLAVGVAWVVLVPAEYLGVTSGLGYAINDARDTLSYDTLAAIVVVIGLIGYGLDSICSLLIKRFNWHVE; this is encoded by the coding sequence ATGAGTACCAAAACCTCCGCTGCCCTGAACGCCCCGTCATCCGGCTTCAATCGGCTCAGTCCGCTGCTGAGCATGCTCGGCGGCCTGCGCTACCCGGCCATCGGTATCACCAGTCTGCTGGCGGCCTGGTGGTTCGGCGGCTACCTGGTGGCCAATGACCCAGACATGTGGGCCTTCGCCAATTTTGCCCCGGCGCCCACCTTCCAGGCGTTGTATGGTCTGGTGGCCAGTGGCTCCATCTGGCCCACTATCCTGTCCAGCCTGTACCGGATTCTCTATGGCTTGTTCTGGGGGATTGTTATCGGGGTGCCGGTCGGCGTGCTGATCGGCTACGTGGGCAACGCCATGAAGATTGCCAATGTGCCGTTTCAGTTCCTGCGAATGATCAGCCCCCTGGCCTGGATGCCGATCGCGGTTCTGGCCTTCCCTACCTGGGATTCGGCCATTATCTTCCTGATCGTGATGGCGGCGGTCTGGCCGATCATCTTCTCGACCGCCCATGGCGTGCGCCGGATCGATCCCAACTGGTTTAAAGTCGCCCGCAACCTCGGCGCCTCGGAACTGCACATGCTGCGACGCATCATCATGCCTGCGATCATGAGTGATGTGCTCGCCGGCATCCGGCTGGCCGTTGGCGTGGCCTGGGTGGTACTGGTACCGGCGGAGTATCTGGGCGTCACCAGTGGCCTGGGTTACGCCATCAACGATGCCCGGGATACCCTCTCCTACGATACGCTGGCCGCTATCGTGGTAGTCATTGGCCTGATCGGCTACGGGTTGGACTCCATCTGTAGCCTGCTGATAAAACGCTTTAACTGGCACGTAGAATAA
- a CDS encoding sigma-54 interaction domain-containing protein produces MENLSSPLESDVIKAETDLTVVQEAAKLIGHSGSPESAITGILRLMSQMLGLNRGRVLLSTPDDSALHIQYSYGLTPEERKRGVYSFEEGITGRVMRQGQLAVVQNIDEEPGYLFRAVDRMTLPDGVVAYIAIPILEGNTPVGVLAVNRLRMRPRSFSADLVILRILATFIAQIIKINSLIEERTNHLQAENQELKDALQNQQTNHGILGDSRAVQDALLQVTRVAKTQVTVLLTGESGTGKERFSQILHLNSARKEQPFLAINCAAIPDQLLESELFGHERGAFTGASATKPGKIELASGGTLFLDEIGDLNLELQSKLLRVLEGQVIQRVGGNKDIPVDVRIVTATHKNLQDAVNRGEFRLDLFYRLNVFPIHLPPLRSREGDVRILARHFLLSANREYGRYTLLGNGVMERLESYSWPGNIRQLENVIKRAVLMAEDGTISIMDIEAILRQESTISRHLEAGQQSSADPAGPTSFNSAIAPGSGGAQNTSSPGPGRPYSWVRADEASELTDALQQTGGNKTRAAALLGMTPRQFRYRLEKLNMNNGAEPGPDNV; encoded by the coding sequence ATGGAAAATCTCTCGTCACCACTCGAAAGTGATGTCATCAAGGCCGAGACCGACCTTACGGTTGTGCAAGAGGCCGCCAAACTGATCGGCCACTCCGGCTCTCCCGAATCTGCGATCACCGGCATACTGCGCCTGATGTCGCAAATGCTGGGCCTCAACCGGGGCCGGGTACTGCTGTCGACACCGGACGACAGCGCTCTGCACATTCAATACAGCTACGGCCTGACCCCCGAAGAGCGGAAGCGCGGCGTGTACAGCTTTGAAGAGGGCATCACCGGCCGGGTAATGCGCCAGGGCCAGCTGGCGGTGGTTCAGAACATCGATGAGGAGCCCGGCTACCTGTTCCGGGCGGTCGACCGGATGACCCTGCCAGACGGGGTGGTGGCCTACATCGCCATTCCCATCCTGGAGGGCAATACCCCCGTGGGTGTGCTGGCGGTCAACCGGCTGCGCATGCGGCCCAGATCGTTCAGTGCCGATCTGGTTATCCTGAGGATTCTGGCGACCTTTATTGCCCAGATCATCAAGATTAATTCCCTCATTGAAGAGCGTACCAACCACCTCCAGGCTGAAAACCAGGAGCTGAAAGACGCCCTGCAAAACCAGCAAACCAATCACGGCATACTCGGCGACAGCCGGGCGGTGCAGGATGCATTGCTTCAGGTAACCCGGGTGGCCAAAACCCAGGTGACGGTATTGCTCACGGGCGAATCCGGCACCGGAAAGGAGCGCTTTTCCCAGATCTTGCACCTGAATAGCGCCCGTAAGGAGCAACCCTTCCTCGCCATCAACTGCGCGGCCATTCCCGATCAATTGCTGGAATCCGAGCTGTTTGGCCACGAGCGGGGCGCATTCACCGGCGCGTCTGCCACCAAACCCGGCAAGATCGAGCTGGCCAGTGGTGGCACCCTGTTTCTGGACGAAATCGGCGACCTGAACCTGGAATTGCAGTCCAAACTGCTGCGGGTTCTGGAAGGCCAGGTGATCCAGCGCGTCGGGGGTAACAAAGACATACCGGTCGATGTCCGAATCGTCACCGCTACCCATAAAAATCTGCAGGATGCGGTCAACCGGGGTGAGTTTCGCCTCGATCTGTTCTATCGGCTCAACGTGTTCCCAATCCACCTGCCCCCGTTACGAAGCCGGGAGGGCGATGTGCGCATTCTGGCCCGGCATTTCCTGTTAAGTGCCAACCGGGAGTACGGCCGCTATACCCTGCTGGGCAATGGCGTGATGGAGCGCCTGGAAAGTTACAGTTGGCCCGGCAATATCCGCCAGCTGGAAAACGTCATCAAACGGGCCGTGCTGATGGCCGAAGACGGCACCATCAGCATCATGGACATTGAAGCGATCCTGCGCCAGGAATCCACCATCAGCCGGCACCTTGAGGCCGGCCAGCAGAGCTCTGCGGATCCCGCCGGCCCGACGTCGTTCAACAGCGCGATAGCACCGGGCAGCGGCGGGGCCCAAAACACAAGCAGTCCCGGGCCCGGGCGCCCTTACAGCTGGGTGCGGGCGGACGAGGCCAGTGAACTGACCGACGCCCTGCAGCAAACCGGCGGCAATAAAACCCGGGCAGCGGCTCTGCTGGGCATGACACCCCGACAATTCCGGTACCGACTGGAGAAGCTGAACATGAACAATGGAGCGGAGCCAGGCCCCGACAATGTCTGA
- a CDS encoding OsmC family protein — MTTATASQPETVTAYLRPIDRDGLLAFAEKGRNNPATRGTNKVHTVTDGQYRTVSHINQHEVVVDEPLHLFGEDTAPAPGEIVLSGLGGCLAVGITAVATWKQIKLSKLEIFLEGDIGNPAAWGAGGAEKKPEDMGFQDIRVKVLVEGDATREELDEIVRHANYFSPVANTMRNPIPFSISLME, encoded by the coding sequence ATGACTACAGCCACTGCCAGCCAACCAGAAACCGTAACCGCTTACCTTCGCCCGATTGATCGTGACGGCTTGCTCGCCTTTGCAGAAAAAGGCCGTAACAACCCGGCCACTCGCGGCACCAACAAGGTTCACACGGTTACCGATGGCCAGTACCGCACCGTCAGCCACATCAATCAACACGAAGTGGTGGTAGACGAGCCCCTGCACCTGTTCGGTGAAGATACCGCCCCGGCCCCGGGCGAAATTGTTCTGTCTGGCCTGGGCGGCTGCCTGGCCGTCGGCATTACCGCCGTTGCCACCTGGAAGCAGATCAAACTCAGCAAACTGGAAATCTTCCTGGAAGGCGACATCGGCAATCCGGCCGCCTGGGGTGCCGGCGGCGCCGAAAAGAAACCCGAAGACATGGGCTTTCAGGATATCCGCGTGAAGGTACTGGTTGAAGGCGACGCCACGCGTGAAGAGCTGGATGAAATCGTCCGCCACGCCAACTACTTCTCGCCGGTGGCCAACACCATGCGCAATCCGATCCCGTTCAGCATCAGCCTGATGGAATAA
- a CDS encoding acyl-CoA dehydrogenase family protein — protein MNSAAVSPSIALPWADDVQVLADVSQIAREQLAPAAYRIDHEGYYPIDIMAKLGQAGAFAGHLDQYGSRYGLAIDSMHEISRHCGSTGFMTWCHDVCGLYMEQSGNPALLARLPDHAAGRTFGGTALSNPMKAFTGIEKMALKAKKVPGGYRVNGTLPWVSHIAPGQYCGVIAAVDREDGSRSHEIMFLLDLDERVTLRKCPEFSGMEGTSTWAVPLVDYFVSEDQMIADPVRPFIQRVRTAFILLQVGMATGVIQGSIDSAREVEPSLGHVNQYLHDRPDELQAEFDDIKAQAAKLAETPFDGSKDFLLDVLDLRARGSEMALKASQSALLHQGARGYLMTSAPQRRIREAHFVAIVTPALKHLRWEMAKQMRAEVPA, from the coding sequence ATGAACAGCGCTGCTGTATCACCCTCAATTGCTCTTCCCTGGGCAGACGATGTCCAGGTGCTGGCGGATGTCAGCCAGATAGCCCGGGAGCAGCTTGCTCCCGCCGCCTACCGTATCGATCACGAGGGCTATTATCCGATCGATATCATGGCAAAACTCGGTCAGGCCGGCGCGTTTGCCGGCCATCTCGACCAGTACGGCTCTCGCTATGGCCTGGCCATCGACTCCATGCATGAGATCAGCCGGCACTGCGGCTCCACCGGTTTCATGACCTGGTGCCACGACGTTTGCGGGCTCTACATGGAGCAATCCGGCAATCCGGCTTTGTTGGCCCGCTTGCCAGACCACGCCGCCGGTAGAACCTTCGGCGGAACCGCCCTGTCCAATCCGATGAAAGCCTTCACCGGTATCGAAAAGATGGCGCTGAAAGCCAAAAAAGTACCGGGTGGTTATCGGGTTAACGGTACCTTGCCCTGGGTCAGCCACATTGCTCCGGGGCAGTACTGTGGCGTTATCGCCGCGGTCGACCGGGAGGATGGCAGTCGCTCCCACGAGATCATGTTTCTGCTGGACCTGGATGAGCGGGTAACGCTCAGAAAATGCCCGGAGTTTTCCGGGATGGAAGGCACCAGCACCTGGGCGGTTCCTCTGGTCGACTATTTCGTCAGTGAGGATCAGATGATTGCCGATCCGGTGCGGCCCTTTATTCAGCGCGTTCGCACAGCGTTCATCCTGTTACAGGTGGGCATGGCCACTGGCGTTATTCAGGGTTCGATTGACTCTGCCCGCGAGGTGGAGCCCTCCCTTGGCCATGTGAACCAGTATCTGCATGACCGCCCGGACGAGCTGCAGGCGGAATTTGACGACATCAAAGCTCAGGCCGCCAAACTCGCCGAAACCCCGTTTGATGGCAGCAAAGACTTCCTGCTGGACGTACTGGATCTGCGCGCCCGGGGTTCCGAAATGGCGCTTAAGGCGTCCCAATCGGCGCTACTGCATCAAGGCGCGCGCGGTTACCTGATGACATCGGCACCCCAACGCCGCATACGCGAGGCCCATTTCGTCGCCATCGTTACACCGGCCCTCAAACACCTGCGCTGGGAGATGGCCAAACAGATGCGTGCAGAGGTGCCGGCATGA